In Hirundo rustica isolate bHirRus1 chromosome 2, bHirRus1.pri.v3, whole genome shotgun sequence, one genomic interval encodes:
- the DNAJB13 gene encoding dnaJ homolog subfamily B member 13 has translation MGLDYYAVLELDRGATADDIKKAYRKLALKYHPLKCKEPWGPKRFQQLAEAYDVLSDPMKKGIYDKFGEEGLKGGIPLEFASDNPWSVGYVFHNNPEKVFREFFGGDNPFAEFFAEDGSEVLLPFGGPRGRGALRQDPPIVRDLYVSLEDLFHGCTKKIKISRRVMNEDGHTSTIRDKILTVDVQPGWKRGTRITFEKEGDQGPNIIPADITFVVQEKLHPRFKRSDNNLLYVASISLAKALTGCTLDVWTLDGRLLNIPINDIVDPKYYKMVPGEGMPLAQDPQRKGDLYIYFDVLFPKRLSPEVKTLLKSILQP, from the exons CTATCGGAAGTTGGCCCTGAAGTACCATCCATTAAAATGCAAGGAGCCCTGGGGGCCGAAGAGAttccagcagctggcagaggccTACGATGTGCTCAGCGACC CTATGAAGAAAGGCATCTACGACAAATTTGGGGAAGAGGGGCTCAAAGGTGGGATCCCCTTGGAGTTTGCGAGCGACAACCCTTGGAGCGTCGGATACGTGTTCCACAACAACCCTGAAAAAGTCTTCAGGGAGTTCTTTGGAGGGGACAACCCCTTTGCAG AGTTCTTTGCTGAGGATGGCTcggaggtgctgctgcccttcGGAGGGCCCCGAGGGCGGGGGGCCCTGCGGCAGGACCCCCCCATCGTGCGGGACCTCTACGTGTCCCTCGAGGACCTGTTCCATGGCTGCACCAAGAAGATTAAGATCTCCCGCAGG GTGATGAACGAGGACGGACACACGAGCACCATCAGGGATAAAATCCTAACGGTTGATGTGCAGCCGGGATGGAAACGCGGCACCAGGATCACCTTTGAGAAGGAGGGAGACCAG GGCCCAAACATCATTCCAGCTGACATCACCTTTGTTGTCCAAGAGAAGCTTCACCCAAGGTTCAAAAGAAGCGACAACAACCTCCTTTATGTTGCCAGCATCTCCCTGGCAAAG GCGCTGACTGGATGCACCCTGGATGTGTGGACGCTGGATGGGAGGCTGCTGAACATCCCCATCAATGACATTGTGGA CCCCAAGTACTACAAAATGGTACCAGGGGAGGGAATGCCGCTGGCTCAGGACCCCCAGCGCAAGGGGGACCTCTACATCTACTTTGACGTCCTCTTCCCCAAGAGGCTCAGCCCTGAGGTGAAAACACTCCTGAAGAGCATCCTCCAGCCCTAG